In Bacillus sp. NP247, one DNA window encodes the following:
- a CDS encoding TrkH family potassium uptake protein — translation MRDIKRFLQKLRPVQLIVVFYLLAVVVSVILLSLPFVTKPGVNWTFIDALFTSVSAVSVTGLSVVTISDTFTTAGIIVLALILQLGGLGIMALGTFVWIITGKKIGLQRRRLIMADHNQGNLSGLVELMRSILIVIISIELIGAILLGTRFLLYFPTWQEAYFHGFFAAVSATTNGGFDLTGQSLIPYKKDYIVQMIHMLLIILGAIGFPVLMEVKQFLSKRREQLFRFSLFTKLTTTTFFALVVVGTIMIFLLERNHFLVGKSWHETVFYTLFQSVTTRSGGLATMDILELSQPTLLFMSILMFIGASPSSVGGGIRTTTFAVSILSLYTFARGGRTVRVFKRQLHEEDVLKASVVMTMGILLCATALFILSITENVPLMSLIVEVCSAFGTTGLSTGITPDLTTVGKLVLIVLMFIGRVGILTFILASGGREQPPRYKYPKERIIIG, via the coding sequence ATGAGAGATATAAAAAGGTTTTTACAAAAGTTACGTCCCGTGCAACTTATCGTTGTATTTTATTTACTAGCGGTAGTTGTATCGGTAATTTTACTTAGTTTACCATTTGTTACGAAGCCTGGCGTGAATTGGACATTTATAGATGCGCTGTTTACATCTGTTAGTGCTGTAAGCGTTACAGGACTGTCTGTTGTTACTATTTCAGATACGTTTACAACAGCAGGAATTATTGTTTTAGCCCTGATTTTACAATTAGGTGGATTAGGAATTATGGCACTTGGTACATTCGTTTGGATTATAACGGGTAAAAAGATTGGTTTGCAGCGAAGAAGGTTAATTATGGCAGACCATAACCAAGGAAATTTATCGGGCCTTGTAGAATTGATGCGTTCTATTTTAATTGTAATTATTTCGATAGAACTCATTGGAGCAATACTGTTAGGTACAAGGTTTTTACTATATTTCCCGACTTGGCAAGAAGCTTATTTTCACGGTTTTTTTGCCGCTGTTAGTGCAACGACGAACGGAGGATTTGATTTAACAGGACAATCGCTAATTCCGTACAAAAAAGATTATATCGTTCAAATGATTCATATGTTACTTATTATTTTAGGAGCGATTGGCTTCCCTGTGTTAATGGAAGTGAAGCAATTTCTTAGTAAGAGGAGAGAGCAACTTTTTCGTTTTTCGTTATTTACAAAATTGACGACAACGACATTTTTTGCACTCGTTGTTGTTGGAACCATCATGATTTTTTTACTAGAACGAAATCATTTTTTAGTAGGAAAGTCATGGCATGAAACGGTTTTCTATACATTATTCCAATCTGTGACGACGCGAAGCGGTGGACTCGCTACAATGGATATACTTGAATTGTCACAACCTACGCTTTTATTTATGAGTATATTAATGTTTATAGGAGCATCTCCAAGTTCGGTTGGGGGCGGGATACGTACGACAACATTTGCGGTTAGTATATTATCGTTATATACATTTGCAAGGGGCGGTAGAACGGTTCGAGTCTTTAAACGACAGCTACATGAAGAGGATGTACTGAAAGCATCTGTCGTTATGACGATGGGGATATTATTATGTGCCACGGCGCTATTTATTTTATCCATTACGGAAAATGTACCGCTTATGAGCTTGATCGTTGAAGTTTGTTCTGCTTTCGGGACGACAGGTTTATCGACAGGTATTACGCCAGATTTAACAACTGTTGGTAAACTTGTACTTATTGTACTTATGTTTATCGGGCGCGTCGGTATTTTAACATTTATATTAGCTAGTGGTGGAAGAGAACAACCACCTCGCTATAAATATCCGAAAGAAAGAATTATTATTGGATAG
- a CDS encoding DUF3905 domain-containing protein, which yields MEILHTNKPLQKGAITLKEKETIQSPILDETLPHQMNFPSFKGTGKKMQQPFVNQYDVVIGDSKYDSANSPLNNWSDEVDPAIMAGDEWIHPTNDIGWIAEENQELLKNEVDNKNDAFMHPQFGIND from the coding sequence ATGGAAATACTACATACGAACAAACCATTACAAAAAGGAGCGATTACTTTGAAGGAGAAAGAAACAATCCAATCGCCAATTTTAGACGAGACGCTCCCTCATCAAATGAACTTCCCTTCTTTTAAAGGAACAGGAAAAAAGATGCAACAACCTTTTGTAAATCAATATGATGTTGTAATTGGAGACAGTAAATACGATTCCGCGAACAGCCCATTAAACAATTGGAGTGATGAGGTAGACCCTGCCATTATGGCTGGGGATGAATGGATCCATCCTACAAATGATATCGGGTGGATTGCAGAAGAAAATCAAGAATTACTTAAAAATGAAGTTGATAATAAAAATGATGCTTTTATGCATCCCCAATTCGGAATTAACGATTAA